The nucleotide window ACATCATGTATTCGTCTGGCACGACCGGCCTTCCCAAGTGCATGGTCCAGAGTGCCGGAGGTATACTTATCCATCATATGAAGGAGCTGGCCCTGCATACGGATGTGAAAAGGGAGGACAATATCTTCTATTTCACCACCTGCGGATGGATGATGTGGAACTGGCTCACGAGTTCCCTTTCCCTTGGCGCGACCCTTGTCCTCTTCGATGGGTCACCTTTCTACCCGAATCCTGGAGCTCTTTTTAAAATGGCCGACAAAATCGGTGTAACGATCTTCGGCACCAGCGCGAAATATCTCTCTGCTGTAAACAAGGTCGGGCTGAAGCCAGCTGAAGAGTTCGGACTTTCATCGCTCAGGGCCATTCTCTCCACCGGTTCACCACTCAGTGTGACCGAGTTCGATTTCGTGTACAGACATATAAAGAAAGACCTGTGCCTGTCCTCGATTGCCGGAGGGACCGACCTCAACGGCTGTTTTGCCGCTGGTAATCCGATGGGACCAGTCTACAGGGGTGAGTTGCAATGCAGGACCCTGGGCATGAATGTGAGAGCTTTCGGGTCTTCGGGGCAGTCCGTTGAAAATGAACAGGGAGAACTGGTCTGCCTGTCTCCCTTCCCATCGATGCCTATATATTTCTGGGATGACGAGGACGGCGTAAAGTATCACAGGGCATATTTTGATGTGTATCCTGGCATATGGCGGCATGGGGACTATGTGATGATCACCGGCACAGGAGGAGTAATCTTTTACGGCAGATCAGATTCTACCCTGAACCCGGGAGGTGTCCGCATCGGAACCTCCGAGATCTACAGACAGGTCGATACGATTGAAGAAATCGAAGATTCTCTTGTAATCGGTCAGGATTGGAAAGACGATGTAAGGGTGATCCTCTTCGTCAAACTGCGTGCGGGGTTCGAACTGAGCGAAGAACTGATAACGAAAATAAAGAAGACGATCAGGAAGAATACCACACCGAGACACGTTCCCGCCAAGATACTGCCAATAGCCGATATCCCCTATACGATAAATATGAAAAAAGTCGAGATTGCAGTAAACAAGATCATCCATGGCAAGTCAGTCACCAACCAGGAAGCACTGAGAAACCCGGAAGCGCTCGAATTGTACAGGGACATCCCTGAGCTTTCACTGGACTGACCATCGCTGCCTCGTGTGGCCCCATTGGGGACCTAAACGTCGAAGCAGCCTATATGTCTTGATATCACGAGACGCTGGATCTCCGAAGTACCCTCTCCTATAGTCAGGAGCTTGTAGTCGCGGAAGAACCTCTCGACCTTGTATTCCTTCATCAGGCCGTATCCACCCAGTATCTGCACTGCGTTGTCGACAACCCGGCCCATCACTTCGCTGCAGTATAATTTCGACATGGCCGCCTGCTTTGAGAATGGTTTTCCCGCGTCCTTGAGGGCGCATGCTTTATAAAGAAGCGCTCGAGCAGCCTCGATCTCTGTAGCCATATCGGCAAGTTTAAACCCGTTCGCCTGGAATGTAGAAATGGCTCTTCCGAACTGCTCCCTTTCCCGCGCGTATTGAAGGGCAAGTTCGAATGCCCCCTGAGCACCTCCAAGTCCCATCGCCGCGATCGCAAGTCTGCCGTTGTCGAGGGTTTCGAGCATCTGCTTAAAACCTTCTCCTCTTTTTCCAAGAAGGTTCGCTTCGGGAACCCTGCAGTCCTCGAAGAAGAGTTCCCCGGTATCTGACGCCCTCCACATCATCTTCCCTGTCATCTTCTTCGCCTCGAATCCTGGAGTACCGTTCGGGACGAGGATACAGGACATCTCTTTCTTGCCATCGCTTCTCTGGCCGGTTATCGCCTGGACGGTACAGACGCTGGCGAGTTCGGAACTTGAGTTAGTGATAAATATCTTGCTGCCGTCTATCACCCACTCACTACCTTCCATCTTCGCTGTAGTCTTGCTCGCTCCGGCATCTGAACCCGCGTCTGGTTCTGTCAGGCCAAAGGAGGCGAGAATCTCGCCCTTGCAGAGCCTGGGAAGCCATTCCTCTTTCTGCTCCTCGTTCCCGTAATAATAGATAGGGCCGATACCCAGAGAATTCCCTGCCGCGACTGTCGCTCCCTGCGACCCGTCGATCCTGGCGATCTCCTCGACCGCAATTATGTATGAGAGGTAGGTCATACCGGATCCGCCATATTTCTCTGGAACGATTATCCCGAAAAGCCCCATCTCGGCCATCTTCCGGGTAAGCTCGATAGAGAATTCTTCCTTCTCATCCAGCTCCAGAGCTACAGGAGCTATCTCGTTCTCGGCGAAGTCACGGATACTGTCGCGCAGCATCCTCTGCTCTTCAGCAAGTCCGTAATTAATGCTACTACCCCCCTGTTACACAACTCACTTCATGTATATTCTAGAAACTGAACCCTTCAGGCAGATCTTCTGCCTTCGTCCCGTCAGGGACCCAGGAGAGGTCCAGGATCGTAAATGTCGGATTCTTCGTCCTGAATATGGGAACGACCTTCATCCCCATCTCAGGTTCACCGATCGACATGTAACTCATCAGGATCGTATCGACTCCCTCAAACTCGATATTTATGAACTTTATTGGCTTATCGAGCACATTGAAGGCACCTGAGCGTTCACATACCATGAATGTGTGAACACTGGATTTAGTCCTGGCTTTATCGGTCATATCCAGGACTGTGTTCTTGCCGAGACAGTCAGGACAATGGATCCTGAACGGCTGGTAGATCGTTCCCTTGTACTCGCAGTCGGGATTGTCACATCTTGTGGCCAGCAATTTACCTTCTCCAAGTGCTTCGAAGAATGGTGCCTCTCCACCATACATGTGGATATAGGTCATAGCCCTCGGATTTGTCACCCCCATCAGCTTCAATCCATCATCTTCGTTCCGTATGGGCGTATTGGGAGTGGGGTGATGAAATTCACCCTTCAGCTTGTATCTTCTGTTCTTAACATTTACCTGTCCGAACGTACTCATTATCGTTCTCCTTTATGCGTCTTTGTCGATAAGATGATCGGGATCCATAAGAATGGTCGATGTCACATGTGAGCCGACGCCGGCGTGGCTGATGGCCATACCTCTCTTCGCGCCCTTGACCTGCAGGTCGGTCCAGTCAGCAGGTTTCTCCCTGAAGAACTCTTTCCATCTCTTATCGTCACCATGAATCTCGGCCCATCTGTTCCAGATGTGCATAGCGACCTCGAATGTCTGCATGATTCCAGTCGCCCCGACAGCGTGCATGCATCCTATGAGCCCACCCGATATATTGGAGGGAAGCCTGCCCGGCTCACCTGTATTCGGATTCGTGTGGTAACAGTCTCCCGACTCGACATAATCACGGCCCTCGCCGTATGGCCTCACGCCGATGTCTTCATACGACTGAACGTCACTGATCGTGAACGCGTCATGCAGCTCAAGGAGATCCAGGTCCTCGTTCGGGTCTTTTACACCTGCCATCCTGTACCCGTAATAAGCTGCCATTCTCGCTCCAAGAAACCCGGTGAATCCCGGATACCTGTCTCCACCAGGGAACCTTTCCCCGAGGTCCTTGTACTGATCGGCTGTCTCATTCGGGAGAAGAGGTATTTCCATATTCCTTCTGTCGGCGGGCCTGAGCGTATGTGAACCGGCCGCGACCCAGATACGAAGGGGCTTGTGAGGGGAATCCTTGGTAAGCTTCATCGCTGTATCCTCATCACAGATGATCGCGCAGGCGGCGCCCACACTCATCAGACAGCAGTCAAGCGCCCTGAGAGGGTATGCCACTACCGGAGAATTGAGTACATCGTCTACGGTGATCTTCATCGGAGACTGCGCGAAAGGATTCATCCTGGCGTATCCGTGATGCTTCACGGATATCTCGGCCAGGGTCTTGCGGAAAGAATCCTCGGATTTACCGAAGACCTGCCAGTATTTCTGAGCCATTACAGCATAGTAGCCTGTATAAATGTGACCAAGTGGTGATTCCCAGTCCTTGTCAGCGGCACATGAGATCAGGAAGTTCCCCTCGTCGGTCGGAACCTCGTCCATCCTTTCCCAACCCATCGCCAACACACAGTCTGAATAACCGGAAGCTACTGCCTTGACAGCCTCCCAGAGAGTCGAACCACCGGTCGCCCCTCCTGTCTTTACACCGATATTTCCAAGCGGATCCAGGCCGAGACGGTCGTGGATTACAGCCTCACCGAGAAGCTGATCGCCGAAATGGTCGGCGAAATGTCCGTAATAGCATGAATGGATATATTTTTTCAATTCCGCTGCTGACATATTGATCATGTCCGCGGCCATCGTCAGCGCATCGACGCATAGCTCTTCTGTCCTTTTCTCGGGAATCGCCCTGCCGAACTTCGATTGGCCAGCCGTCACAAGATATACCGGCTTCATCATTTTCGGCACCTTCAACTGCTGTTCACTGAACTTGATCATTCCTTGGACTCCTTTTCCAGAAACGTTGGGATCTCGATGACCATTTACATTCCAGACTGCAAGAACAAGCAAGGATCGCTTGTTCCAGCAACACAAAATCGTGAGAAAGCTGTTTCTCACAACAATTATCCGAATAGCCTGATATGACCTTTCGCATTGTGATGCCCAGGCCGCATTAGCGCCGATTCTACCAGAGCCGCCTTCCAATGTCTAGATTTTATAATTGCATTTTTTGGTGTTGTTGATAGAGCCTGCATAGGCAGCCTTATGCTCAGGAATTACTGAGCGACAAGGGATTTATCAAGTGCCGTCATTTGAAGTCAATAAGCCTTATATGGTATAATCTATAGAGATAGAACGACATCATGAGAGGAGACATCATTGTTTAGGACTATTTATACATACCTCGTTTTTATCCTCATTATAACAGCTGCATCCAGCGGTACAGAAGCTATGGAAGTGAACTGTCACGACGGGTCTTCGATCAATGGGATTGAAGGTTTTGGCATACAGGTATTCTGCAATTCTCTAGCTGAGAAGATTCTCGTCCACGATTCCCTTGTCCGCGACTATGCCAGCATCCACCTGAGGTCATCAGGCCTGGATCTCACAGATGAGCTGGGCCCTGAATCCGGGATGTTCGGCGTATTTATCACCAGTGTGGAATGGATCGTGGACGGCAAAGTCAGGGGATATGCTACTTCTGTGAATATAAATGTCAACCGGACGGCTCTCTGCCTTCTTGGAGACGACGAATTTCACGCGATATCATCAATTGTCTGGGAAGAGGACCGGCTTGTCGTCACGGACGATCGACGCAGCCGCGATCTTATCCTTGATTCGATCTCCGGGACTCTCGACAATTTCCTGAAAGACTTCAGCAGGGCCGACCCCGAGAAAAACCTCGATCTTGCTGGCCGGAGATAATGGTCATTCACCCAGTATATCGAATAAAAGGGCTGGGTCGATATTCCCGCCACAGATGATGATAACTACTTTTTTACCCTGGTATTCTGACGCGACAGATTCGAACGCGGCAAGGGAGACTGCCGCCGCCCCCTCAACGGACCTCTCTTCTTCATCGATGATCCTTCTCAGGCTGGCCCTGATCTGATCCTCGCTGACGTCGATGAACCGGTCTACTATATCACGGCAGAGGTCGAAGGTAATGGCCCCTTGCTCGATACCACCAGCTGTCCCGTCGGAGATCGTGGGCAGAGACTCCACATCCACTATCCGTCCAGCTCTCACAGATTCTGCCATCGCTCTCGAATTCACAGGACTGCATCCGACTACTTCGATCTCCGGGTTCATGGACTTTAAATATCCTCCTGCTCCTGATATCAACCCTCCTCCACCTACAGATGCGAACAGGGCATCGACCCTGCCTGTCTGTCTGGATATCTCCAATCCTGCAGTTGCCTGGCCGGCGATCACAAGGGGATCGTTATAGGGAGAAAGGTAAAGCATGTCGTTTTCAACCGCGAAACGCCTCGCGTGAAGTTCGGTGTCCAGATTGTCAGTCCCGAAATATCTGATCTCGGAACCCGCGCTTTTCAAGCGATCGAGTTTAGCTGGAGACACCGTCTCGGGAACGAAGATAATACAATCTCGCCCCGTTTTCCGCAGAGCGTAGGCAACGGCCAGGCCATGATTGCCGGTCGATGCTGTCACTACTCCTCCGGGGAATTCACCCTCGTCTATCGCCATCACCCTGTTTAGAGCGCCGCGTACCTTGAATGATCCAGTGTACTGCGCATCTTCCAGTTTGAAAAATACTTCCCCACCGGACATATATGAAAGGTAATCAGAGCGGGAAAGAGGGGTCTGCCTCAAATGTGTGTGGATCCTCTCATACGCCTTCAGGGCAGCAGAAGGAATATCACCTGTCTTCATCTCCGGACTCCAATCATCATTGCCAGGATCCATATGCAATCTTGACGGCCAGCACCTCTTAAAGGTAACCTCTTTACATGTTGATGAAAAGGTTAAGATCGTTTTCAGGAATTTTCAAGGATGCCGCCTACGGATGGGTCAACGACGATGTGCCGGCGATGTCGGCAGCGATAGCCTATCACGCGATCCTCTCTCTCGCGCCCCTGCTCATAGTGTTGCTTGGAACAATAAGCATGATCTTCGGCGCTGAAGCTGTAGAGAATGAGCTTCTCGTCCAGATCGAACTCTCTGTCGGCCCCAGAGCCGCCATGGCAGTGAAAAGCGTGATGGACAACACACGTCAGACCACATCAGAAGCGGTCGCGGTCGGGGGAAGTTCACTTATACTTCTTATCATATTCTCCACTGGAGTATTCAAGCAGCTGATCGGATCGCTGAACGTGATATGGGGGCTCGCTGACGATGCTCGAAAAGGCTTCCGTGGTGGAGTGCTGAGGATGATAAGGAGACATATGTTGGCCTTCCTTATGCTGATCGGCCTGGCCCTCTGGCTGTATCTACTGCTCATTTCCAAGACTTTGACGATCATTCCGGAGAAAATCATCCTCGAATCCTTTCCGAAATCGGCAGGATACATGCCACAGGTCCCCGTTCTCCTCTCTCCGGTCCTGTTCACCTTCATTTTCGCTATTCTTTACCGTGTACTGCCTGACCGCCATATTCCCTGGAAAGATGTCTGGTTCGGCGCAGCGTTTACGGCGCTTCTTTCGGTCATCACCGAAAAACTCATAGGGTTCTATCTTCAGAAGACGATAGTAACTTCTCTCTATGGCGCTGCCGGTTCCCTTATCATCGTTCTCTTATGGATATACTGGTCGGCAGTCGTCTTCCTCTTCGGCGCCGAACTGGCAAGGGCATACGCGCACAGACTCGGATCACTTCGGCAGATCCCTACCGGGAACAATCCTGAAGACTAGCCACATTCCATTATTTCTCACATCTCGAAGGGGTAGATTAAACTTTACCTGACTCACGCGCACGATTCAGGAATTGTTTTTGCTATATACTCAGATGGAAGAGTGGCAACATAAATATTGTCTTTCAGGGCTGGTATAAAACAATAACTTAGCGACATCCACGCCTGAACTATGACCCGGTCATCTGTTGCAATCCGCTGCTTCTCCGAATCGGATCGCCACAGACGAAAGGAAATATGAAGGAATACGAGATAAAATATGTGGACGTCTTTACTACCTCTCCCTTTCATGGGAATTCCGCCGCGGTGATCACGGACGCAGAAGGACTTACGACCAATGACATGTACAAGATAGCCGGGGAGATCAATCTTTCCGAGTCGACTTTCGTCAGTCCCCCCGAATCGGGACGCTCCGCCGCAAAAATCAGATTCTTCACTCCGGATGTAGAATACAACCTCAGTGGACATGCGATGATCGGTACCTGCTTCGTCCTCGCGGAAAATGGTTTGATATCTTTGCCTGACGGGATGTCCCGTGTGGTAATTGATACCAAGGTCGGACCTATCCCCATCGAATTCACTTTTGAACAGGAAAGCCAGCGATCTACCAATTCAATTAATGGTGATCATGTAAGACTATCCGGTGAAAACAACGGGCTTCTTCGCAGTATCATGATGCAACAGACTGTCACTGATCATCGAACGACAGATCTTGATTTAAACGAAATCGCCTCTACACTCGGCATCGATCCCGGGCTTGTCCTTCATACCGGCCTTCCTTTGGAGATCCTGTCGAACGGCCTCATCCAGCTGGTGATCCCGATTCAGAACCAGTCTGCGCTTATCAATATGAATCCTGACCTGATTAAATTGAAACTGATGAATGACAGGTTCGGTATCCAGACGGTCGACATATTCACCCTCGATTCACTCGACGAGAAAAGTATCACATATTCCCGACATTTCTCTCCCGGATCCGGCTTGTGGGAAGACCCGGGGTCAGGTACCGCGGCGGTCAGTATCGCTACATATCTCGCCAGACACGGAGTTATTTCAAAAGGCTCCTATGTTATGAGACAGGGCAAGGATCTCGACCAGCTATGCGATGTCTTTGTGGACATAAGGGATAATAATAACGGGATGAACACGGCCTGGGTCGGAGGACTGGCAGTGACTTCCATAAAAAGGAAAATGTCGATTCGCGACCAGTCAATAATGATAGCCTGACACGTTTTCCAGAGAGTCCGTCAGGCAGATACTTGTCGCTGCTCAGTTCCAGACACCATCCATAAGTCTTCTGACAGTAATATATGCGTTGTCTGTACTCTCGATAAACATGTTGTAGAGTATTTTCGCCGCTTCAGGTGTATTCTCCATTCCGAAAGATTCAGCGACTGCTCCCATAGAGTCCATTTCTATCTCGTCCTGTGCTGCTACCTTGAGACGATATATATCTCTCAGCCTCCTGATAAAGTTCATATGCTCAATGATCATATCGAAGTCATCAGCCTTTTCCGGAGAAAGTTCCTTGAGATTCTCCAGCATCTTTCTCGAAAGAGGATCTCTGAGCCTGTGCCTCGCCTTATAAATGAGAAGAAGCATCTCGATATCCCTCTGCCCCCCGGGACACTCCTTGATGTTCGTGCGCACGGAGGCGTCAGTACTGGAATGTCTCCCCATCGTTTCCTGATAGAGATAATCAACAAATTCTCTGTTTCTCTCGAAGATCAGCGGCTCGACTATAGTCTTCATCAGTTTCTTGTCAAGTTTACGCGTGCCGGTCAACATCCTTGACCCGAGTATCTGTGAAAGGTCGACGTAGACGTTATCGCTCGTGCCCGACAAGTGATCGACCAACTGTTCGAAACTCACCAGATAACTTCCGAAATGGTCGGCGAAACGGTGATGAGGAAGTATTCCACGTTTGAGGATGTGAAAATTCATCTTCGCGACGATCCTGTTGCAGAGTGTGATCGTCTCTGCGTCACTTGAATCGAGGATAAAGAACATATCGTAATCATCGTCGAACCCCTGTTCCCTGGCATGTCCTCCCGCCGCATACATGGCCAGCAGATCGTGAGTCTGGACCGGATAACCATGCGCCATATGGACGTCCTGCATCGCAAACTCATAGAGAAGTTGAGTATATCTGTCACTGAACTCTATAAATTCTGCATCGGTTCGTTCACTGCCTGCTCCTGACAGCACCAGCAGGCTGACTCTTACGAATTCCATATCGTAGTAATCCCCGACACGCTTGAAGAGGATATCCAGAGGCTCCAGCGAAGTCAGGTCGCTGTACAGACCGTCACTTATTTCCCGGAGGCGTTCATTGTTGTAAAGATTCTTTATAAATACGGGGTACTTGCTCAATATAGGATGGAAATGCCTTCGAAAGAAATGACTGCTCTGCCTGTGGATATTCGTCAGGGCCACAAGTTGACCGTGGTATTTCGCTGTATCCGGCAGTACAGGTTTCTTCCTTATGATAGCCATGAAATTCTCCAGCTGCTTCCAGCTCAGATTCGCCAGGAAATTATTCAGGATCACCGGGTGTGAGACGGAAACCACCGAGAGAGAGTCTGATGCATCCGGCAGTTCCCCCAACTCATTTATCATCAGACTACTGAGAAATCCGAACAGTTCCCTTCCCTCATCGGTCTCCGACCTCTTCGCGAGGATCGTTAGGAATTTCAGGATCGGCGCGGGATCATGCTGTATCCCGGAGACATAGACAGATCCCACTCTTCTGCGCATCTTTTTATGCAGCATCGCGAACGATCTGATGAATTCGCTGTAGAACTCCCCAGAGGGGTCGTCCAGTTCATCAAGAAAATCGTCCCAGTATGTGATGTTCGCGGAAAAGAACGATTTCTTTATGAAATCGACAGCGAGATTCCCATTGTAATCCGGATCAGAATGAATCTTTCCCGACAGTATCGGCCGAAGGACACTGACATCTTTCAGGTGCTTTCTCAGATCTCCAGTAAGGATGTCTATCGCGTCTACACTTTTTTCCAGAAACCGGTAATAAAGGACCAGCATGAAATCCTCTGCAGGCACCATGCCTCTGTCTTCGAATCCGATCATTCGCGCGATACCGGCTACCATAGCCTCGACAGGCTCCTCCCTGATGGCGATTTCCTCATCCTGAGCCACCAGTAACTGATAGAGGTGTCGGAAAAGTTCGAAAAAACTCAGGGTCTTCTCAATGTCGTCATACTGTTCCTTTCGCCAGGTATCTTTTATCCTCAATTCATCCAGGATCTCCCACGCGTTGACCTTTTCGATACCATGAACCAGTTTCAGAGCGGACAGTAGCCCCCTGATAGGTCGCAATCCGTCTTCCTTCGGATTGATCGAGTAAGTTGAAAGAGGCCTTGAGAGTACCGAGCGGATCTCCCCCAGAATCCCACGAAGAAACCCCTCATGAAAACGATTCTGCCTGTTGTGGCTGTCGAAGAAAAACCTGTCTGTGACTCTTTCCCTGAACTCTTCGTGAAGATTCTTGCTGCCAAGGATGGTAGCTGCCCCGATCATCTCGTTAACCATGATGAAATCGTAGGCGTTCTTGTCGAGGACTTCTTCATACTCCTCTATTGTGGCAGTAAGGCTTTTACTTCCAACATATTCTGACAGATGAAAATGAAGCCTGGTGGCAGTCTTGAACATCTGGTTCGAAAGCTTTCCCAGCGCCCTGTTCAACGCTTCAGGATCCTCACCACTCCGCCTCACGATCCCAAGATCTATATCGTCCTGGTCAGATTTTGTGCCCACACCGAGCATTACGAATTCGGGATAAGAGATATCCTCGAGGAAGATACTCAATAGACCGTGCATATAACTCCTGGTAAGCTGCCTGAACATGCGGCCCACCTCAAGCATGAATTTTCTGCTTGTATGATCCCTCACTGTGCTTGTCGCCAGTTCAAGTTTTACAAGATCGACCATCCTGAGGTTCATATGCAGGAATTGCAGGGCATAATAGCAACCAAGCATTTCGAGGGCCTCGTCCTTCGATCGAGCGGATTTCCGAACTACATCCATTTCACCTGGAATATCCACGGAATAGCTCCACAGATGTACCCTGTCCCGCACACCCTCTCTCTCAAGCGCGGATAGCAACGAATCGATACTGGATGAGACCATGTGGATATATTTGAGATTGTAATTGCCGAGATTCGCCGTCTTTTCGGCAAGCCTCGCGAGAGGTTGTTTCATCTGTCCTCGTCCCTGTCACGTTTGTTCAGACACTGGATGTCTCTGCCTTCAAGAAGCCCGAACCCGTATTCAAAGGAAGCCAGGTATTCCTCTTCCAGTTTTTTCGGAGCCCTGCTCACGATTGCATCCTGTAACGATTTTCTGCTGATGACGTTACATGCCGAGGCAAATATTCCAAGGATTATGATATTCGTCTGAGCGTTTTTCAGGTCCTGCCCGGTATCGATGCATAGTCTCACCTTCTGCTCGAGTCTGCCATGAACCCTGTCGTCTGTTTCGATCTCCTCATCTATGACAAGCAGCCCACCTGGTTTAAGATCGCATATATAGGCATCATACGCATCGGGAGTGAGGGCAAGCAGAAAATCGACCAGTTCCACGCGGGGCGAATCGATGGCGCGGTCTGAAAGGATAAGGTCCGCCCGACAGGTGTTCCCCCTGGCCTCCGGCCCAAAAGAACAGCTCTCGGATGCATAAAGGTCTTCATATATCGCTGCTGCTTCCGCAAGTACCCTGGCAGCATCGATCAACCCGTGAGCTCCGGCTCCACTCAGCCTGATATCGTATCTAAACGACACGCCGACCCTCCTTGCATAAATCTCCCGAAGAGGATTCATCAGGTGCCACGATACACTTATGAATATTGTTTTACAAGGATGAAGATTGTACAGGGAATTTACGGCCTGACCCGCAGACCAGTCATCCCGTTCAGCCATCAGGAACAGCAAAAGACTGAACATCGATCTGCACGAACTGTCCATCGAACGGATCGGGATACGGAGGAACTCCGGAAACGATGATAGGGTTTCCCTGGTCATCCATATTCTTTGTCGATAACCCGTCACCACCCGAACCTGCATAAAGGGTTATCGTTGCTGAATGGTCCATCAGAATGGTTTTCTGAATATCCATCAGAAAACAATGATCTATTCCGGATGATCCCGCGTTTAAATAGTAAATCTGGAAAGGAGAGGATATCTGTATCCTGAATATATTGAAGGAGCTTTCGGCCGGTGTGCCCCCTGCGATCCACATCTCGTCCTTCATGATCCAGCCTGTATATGTCCTCTGCTCTACAAGCCCACGAAGCCTTATCGTCACCTCGTAAGTGACTCCCTCGTCCCCGACAAGCGTGGCAGATACTTCGTCAGATTCAGGGGTGGTGCAGTTGGCCTGGGCATTACCATCGCCGGTGCAGGGTAACTCTACCCGGATATCATCGAGCGAGGCTATCGGGTCACTCCCTGTAATGTTCTCATCCGAACTACAACCGACCATAAGCAGAATACATCCGATGCAGCAGCCACAGGCGAAAATAATCGAGAATCTTCTCACCGAAGCCTCCCTGTCCAGAAAGGATCATGGAATCAGACTATATTTCAGAGAATTCTTTTACCGGCTGTCTGTCAAAGTTCCAACCAGCAATCATCTTTGTTGAGTTTCTTACGGAACAGTTTTCCTGCAAGAAGCTTGTCTTTAGCCTGATGATATTTGAAATATATATGATCATCAAGACGACCGACAATCTCGATTTTACCAGTCTCATGCGACATGACAAATCGAAATCTCTTGCTGGGTCCATCAAGCATCGCCCTCGTCTCTTCTACGATCTCAAGAGCTCTGAATAATGGGATCTGGTAGATATGTTTTACTGTTTTTACGGGGCGACATTGAAAGACATAGTATGGAGTGACGCCGTTCCTTGTCAGCTTACTCTGTAATTCAGCCAGGACTGCAGGTTTATCATTGACCCCCTTCAACAGGACGGTCTGATTCAGAACTGTCATATTTGCGTCATTCAATATTTTTATAGCTTTTACAGCGCGTGGAGTGATCTCTTTCGGATGATCAAATTGCGTTACAATGTATAACTGCTTTCTTTCGCGAGAACAATCTCCCAAAATATTCAACAGTTCATCGTCCTCTATTATTCTGTCAGGATCGACTACGGGGATCCGTGTTCCTATTCGAATAAACTTCAAATGCTGAATGCCTGCTAATTTCTGTAAAATATCTGCTATTTCGTCATTCGGTAATGTTAATGGATCACCTCCGCTTAAAAGTACGTTTGTGATCTCCTTGTGCGTTTCAAGATATTCAACTACCAGATTCCAGTCTGTTACTATCTCATCCGATACTATACCTGCTAATCTTTTCCTGAAACAGTGGCGACAATACGACGCGCATTGATTTGTAGCCAATATCAGGGCTGTCTGGGAATACTTGTGCTGCAGGCC belongs to Candidatus Latescibacterota bacterium and includes:
- a CDS encoding threonine/serine dehydratase, whose translation is MKTGDIPSAALKAYERIHTHLRQTPLSRSDYLSYMSGGEVFFKLEDAQYTGSFKVRGALNRVMAIDEGEFPGGVVTASTGNHGLAVAYALRKTGRDCIIFVPETVSPAKLDRLKSAGSEIRYFGTDNLDTELHARRFAVENDMLYLSPYNDPLVIAGQATAGLEISRQTGRVDALFASVGGGGLISGAGGYLKSMNPEIEVVGCSPVNSRAMAESVRAGRIVDVESLPTISDGTAGGIEQGAITFDLCRDIVDRFIDVSEDQIRASLRRIIDEEERSVEGAAAVSLAAFESVASEYQGKKVVIIICGGNIDPALLFDILGE
- a CDS encoding acetoacetate--CoA ligase; protein product: MNEMLWQPSRIRIEETNMFRFMNFINERYDLDFSLYGELWEWSIENLPSLWESLWDFFDIIHSTPYDEVLVDGDKMPGARWFTGARLNFAENLLRYRDDRAAITSWSENGDQRELTYAQLYDRVARLARAMRDMGIEKDDRVVGFMPNIPEAIIAMLAAASIGATWSSCSPDFGIKGVLDRFGQIDPKLIFTANGYSYNGKNFNSLEQISGILQKLPSIEKVVVVPYTDESPDIGSIENGILFDDFISSEDGLDIEFEQLPFDHPLYIMYSSGTTGLPKCMVQSAGGILIHHMKELALHTDVKREDNIFYFTTCGWMMWNWLTSSLSLGATLVLFDGSPFYPNPGALFKMADKIGVTIFGTSAKYLSAVNKVGLKPAEEFGLSSLRAILSTGSPLSVTEFDFVYRHIKKDLCLSSIAGGTDLNGCFAAGNPMGPVYRGELQCRTLGMNVRAFGSSGQSVENEQGELVCLSPFPSMPIYFWDDEDGVKYHRAYFDVYPGIWRHGDYVMITGTGGVIFYGRSDSTLNPGGVRIGTSEIYRQVDTIEEIEDSLVIGQDWKDDVRVILFVKLRAGFELSEELITKIKKTIRKNTTPRHVPAKILPIADIPYTINMKKVEIAVNKIIHGKSVTNQEALRNPEALELYRDIPELSLD
- a CDS encoding thiolase domain-containing protein, with product MIKFSEQQLKVPKMMKPVYLVTAGQSKFGRAIPEKRTEELCVDALTMAADMINMSAAELKKYIHSCYYGHFADHFGDQLLGEAVIHDRLGLDPLGNIGVKTGGATGGSTLWEAVKAVASGYSDCVLAMGWERMDEVPTDEGNFLISCAADKDWESPLGHIYTGYYAVMAQKYWQVFGKSEDSFRKTLAEISVKHHGYARMNPFAQSPMKITVDDVLNSPVVAYPLRALDCCLMSVGAACAIICDEDTAMKLTKDSPHKPLRIWVAAGSHTLRPADRRNMEIPLLPNETADQYKDLGERFPGGDRYPGFTGFLGARMAAYYGYRMAGVKDPNEDLDLLELHDAFTISDVQSYEDIGVRPYGEGRDYVESGDCYHTNPNTGEPGRLPSNISGGLIGCMHAVGATGIMQTFEVAMHIWNRWAEIHGDDKRWKEFFREKPADWTDLQVKGAKRGMAISHAGVGSHVTSTILMDPDHLIDKDA
- a CDS encoding acyl-CoA dehydrogenase family protein, translated to MLRDSIRDFAENEIAPVALELDEKEEFSIELTRKMAEMGLFGIIVPEKYGGSGMTYLSYIIAVEEIARIDGSQGATVAAGNSLGIGPIYYYGNEEQKEEWLPRLCKGEILASFGLTEPDAGSDAGASKTTAKMEGSEWVIDGSKIFITNSSSELASVCTVQAITGQRSDGKKEMSCILVPNGTPGFEAKKMTGKMMWRASDTGELFFEDCRVPEANLLGKRGEGFKQMLETLDNGRLAIAAMGLGGAQGAFELALQYAREREQFGRAISTFQANGFKLADMATEIEAARALLYKACALKDAGKPFSKQAAMSKLYCSEVMGRVVDNAVQILGGYGLMKEYKVERFFRDYKLLTIGEGTSEIQRLVISRHIGCFDV
- a CDS encoding YihY/virulence factor BrkB family protein, giving the protein MLMKRLRSFSGIFKDAAYGWVNDDVPAMSAAIAYHAILSLAPLLIVLLGTISMIFGAEAVENELLVQIELSVGPRAAMAVKSVMDNTRQTTSEAVAVGGSSLILLIIFSTGVFKQLIGSLNVIWGLADDARKGFRGGVLRMIRRHMLAFLMLIGLALWLYLLLISKTLTIIPEKIILESFPKSAGYMPQVPVLLSPVLFTFIFAILYRVLPDRHIPWKDVWFGAAFTALLSVITEKLIGFYLQKTIVTSLYGAAGSLIIVLLWIYWSAVVFLFGAELARAYAHRLGSLRQIPTGNNPED